The Aestuariibaculum lutulentum genome segment AGGGGTTTGTGTCATGTCTTTCAACCAATACCCTTGTGTGCCACACATCACAAATTCAGGAAAGGTTTCCAAATAATGAAGTTGCTTTTCAAAACGCTCCGGAAAACACCAGTCATCAGCATCCATTCTTGCAATATATTCGTACTCTGGAAGTAAAAGAGACAATCCTTTATTCAGTGTTTTAGTAAGACCTATATTGAATTTATTCTTTATATAATGAATTTTAGAACTTTTAAACGACTCTATTATTTCTTTGGTATTGTCGGTTGAACAATCATCGTACACATACAAATCAAAATCTTGAAACGTTTGGTTTAGAACCGAATCAATACTATCGCTTAAAAAAGGTGCCGCATTGTAGGTCGGCAATAAAACCGCCAGTTTTCTCATAGTTTTATAACATTTTAAGCTTCCAGTACTGTATTAAGCATTTTTTTAAAATTGGCATCACTAAAATAATCTCCAAATGGATACAACGGTTCATTTAACCTCAGCCTATTCTCAATTAAATTTTCGAGTTTATTCTTTATTTGACTTTCGTCATCACAATCAGCTATAAATTGGTCTTCCTTTATTATACCTCTCAACTCACTCACTTTAGGAGACAAACACAAAATGGGTTTATTTAATGATGCTATAAATGGCGCTTTGCCAACTAAAATATTACTTTTTAATGGACCATTTTCTAAGATTATCAAAATATCAGATACTGTTTCTTGTTCTATAGCAGCATTTGAAAAATTCAATGGTTCTAACAAAATAATATTCTCACAATCTACATATTTATTTTTTAGTCTTTTGGCTTGCTTCCCTTTAATTCGAAGTAAAAATTCTGTGTTTTCCTTATACAAAGGACTACCAGAAATTAAATTAAGGTAAGCATCTAACAAAATATCTATATTTCTACCAAACTGCAAGATTCCATGGTATGAAATGGTTACCTTTTTGGTTTTCTTCCTAACTCTGGAAGTATCTGAAAAATCGAAAACGTTTTTATCATATTGATGTGGAAGCACTTTAAATGGTTTTCTTGAACCATATAAAACTTCCAGGTCATTTGACAGTATTTTGGCTGGACTTATACATCCTTTTGAATTACTAACAACCTGGTTCATTTGTTTTAGCCGAAAAAGTTCTAAATTATTCAATTTATTATTAGAACCAGCACACCAAAACACAGGGTACGGATCGTGAAAATTGATATAAGTTTTTTTTAATATGGGTAAATTTTTAATTGCTAATATGGCTTCAAATTGCAAGCCACAGCTTCTCATAAAAATATGGTCGTAAGCTTTATAGGAAATCTTTGAAATTATTGTTTTGTACTTATTCTGAATATACCATTCATTTAATGATTTGTGGCATATACGCCAATACACTTTATTAACCCATTTCATGTAAAACGGCACCTTACGATTGATATTATAAACTTCAATATGGTTAACGGGAAGCAGGTTAAGCGCATCTTCATTGGTTCCATGCCTTAAATACATCACATCTATAACACATTGTGGGTAAGCAGTTTTTAACTTCGCCACAAAAGACCTGGAAACCACTCCTTCACTGGTACCGCTTACTCTTAAATCCTGAGCTATAATTAAAAATTTCATGACTTGGTATGTGGTTTAATTTAATAGTCTTTTTTTAATTCTATAAAAAAATAACCGTAGCGGTAATTGTTTATAAAACAGTTGCCATTTCAATTTTTCAAAAGACGTCAATTCCAAGGCATCCATAATACGTTCAAACAAATTATACCGCTTGTATTTTAAAGATATTTGAATAAAATAGCGTACTATGTTATCAGACACCAAATCTTTTTCTTTTAAATTCGCAACCACCAACTGGATGGCATCAGCAAAAGAAGCTCTTCGGATTGCGTCTTTATTATGAAATTCCCCTGTATTGGAATCTAGATGCTTTCTACCATAGAACAAGCATTTCTTTATTGAAATCCCCTTTAAACCAGTAGAAATGATTCTTGTATAAAGTTCCAGTTCCTCCGCAAACATCAAATTTTCCTGAAATCTATTATTATAAAAACATTCCTTTTTCCACATAACAGCACAGGAATTGAACTGCAATTCATTCTTCAATATCTTATTGATATCATGTTTATCAATATAAAAAGTATCATATGCCCTAGTATAATCAAATTGATAATCAAAATCACCTTTAAAAACTCCTCTGATATATCTACAAAATGATATTTCCAAATCTTTGGTTAATTCCTTTACGCACAATTCCAAATTTTGTGGGTGCGCAATATCGTCATCGTCAAAAAAAATGATATAATCACCTTTGGCTAAATCCAATCCATAATTTCTAGCACCTGGTAACCCCTTCACATAGTCCGATGTCCTAAGAATATATTTAAACCGATGGTCCTTATCCAAAATAGGCCTCAATACCTTATGGGTATCATCCGTACTACCATCATCGACTATCCAGCATTCCCAATCTTTAAAAGTCTGGTTCTTAATGGACTCTAGAGATTCTAAAATGTAACCCGACCTGTTGTAGGTCGCCATGATGATAGAAACTTTTGGATTCATTATTTTATAAATGATTTAATATATCTAAAAGGTTTCAAAACAGCATGCCCTATTTTGTACTCCAATCGTTCTGTTTTCATTTTTTTTCCAAATTCTTCACTTTTAATTTTATGCAACATGTAATCAACAAACAATTCAAAATGGGCGGTATAAATATCTTTATGCTTATAATAAATATATTTTAATAAGTCATATTTAACTTTATTAGCCTTTGTGGTTGTAGAATGCTCTTTAATTCTATAATTAAAAAGCGGTTCTTGAATAATATAAGCATAGCCTCCGGCTTTCACCAAACGTATATAAAATTCCCAATCCTCAAAACCTTGTCGCATGGCTTCATCATAACCGCCCACGCTTTGCCAGTCATATTTCTTAAACATGACACTACCTGTAGCACAGTTAAATTTTATAAAGTTTTTAATGGTACCGCCACAAGGCTTAAAAAGTTCCTTTTTTCCATTAGAGAATAAACGTGTTACATTAGAGGTAATCATTTTAATTGAATCATCCTGTTCAAAACGTAACATGGCTTTTTCACAAAAAGTAGGCTCAAAATAATCGTCTGAGTCCAGCACCAAAATATAATCGCCTTGGGCTTGTTTAATCCCCACATTCCTTGCTGTACTTTGCCCCCGGTTTTCTTGAGTGATTAGCTTTGTTATTTTGGGTTCTATTGCCTTTAAAACGCCTTTTGTTTTTTCGTTTGAACCATCATCTACTACTATAACCTCTGTATACGGATAGGTTTGCTTTAAAGCCGATTTTACCGATTGCTTAATATATTCAGGATCATTGTAACAAGGAATGACCACAGATACTAATGGCTTATTTTGCTTTTTAGCTTCTGGCATATTTCATAATATTATATCCTCTATTAAAATACCGAGCCATAAAAAGCGCCTGTAAAAAAACAAATCCATTAAAAATTGCAAAATACTTACAAATCAATTTAAAAGCATGGTTTTTAAAGGGCACTTTCTGTTTAGATATAGCTAATTCATATGAATTTCGCATATAACCACTCAAAAACCACTGTATTAATTCTTTATCTTTGTACACCACTAAATCTTGAGCTGTAAGGTACTTTATGCTAGCAATCTTAGCTAAAAAAAGATTAGAACTCTCATCATTCATCTTAGTAAGAGAATTGCTATGCACCCGTCTATGTGTTAATACATCTTCAAGCAACCTTCCTTTAAATGGTTGTTTCAACAATTTAACAAAAAAATTATATTCATCACCATCGGTTATAATGAGCTCATTAAACTTAACATTCTCAACTATTTGACGAGTACCTAAAAAATCATCCGTTATCCAACCCATCTTATTTTGAGCAAAATTCATTGATGAAATAATCGCCATATTCCTTTCAAACTCATAAGGTTTACCTAATAACATACCATTTTCATGACTAAAATTAACAGTGTCTGTTACCACAAAATCCAGACTTTGAGTTATTATGGCGTTATATGAAATTTCTAAATGCTTAGGTAACATGATATCATCGCTATCAAACCATTTAATATATCGACCGCTACTTTTTAAAAACCCATAATTTCTACAGGCATTAGCCCCTTTTTTTAAATGCACCGGTCGTTTATGCGCTTTAAACCTACTATCTTTTTTAGCATACAATTCCATGACTTCAAATGAAGTATCTTCACTTACATCATCTACCAGTATACACTCCCAGCTCGTAAAGGTTTGGGCAATAATACTATCTAAAGTCTCAGACAATAAGGTTGTGCGATTATAAACTGGAATAATAATAGATATTTCAGGGACTTTAATCATTATTTAAAAACTTGTAAAATAACACGTCGGGTAAATTTAATACTTTGAACAAAATTGAGCTGCTTTATAAATGAGAAATACACTAACCACCAAAAGCTAAAACTCAACTTATCATTTTTATAAACCAATTGCTCATAGGATAATAATAAGTACCTACGCTGCTTTATACTAAAGTGCTGGAGGCGATCGGTAAGTAAGTATTTAAAAAACATTAGTCTTACTGTGGTCTTTTCGTTCATTAAATAAGTATCTCTTGAAATATTGGTTGCACCCAATCTAAATTGTACACAAGCTTCATTAAT includes the following:
- a CDS encoding glycosyltransferase family A protein, which codes for MPEAKKQNKPLVSVVIPCYNDPEYIKQSVKSALKQTYPYTEVIVVDDGSNEKTKGVLKAIEPKITKLITQENRGQSTARNVGIKQAQGDYILVLDSDDYFEPTFCEKAMLRFEQDDSIKMITSNVTRLFSNGKKELFKPCGGTIKNFIKFNCATGSVMFKKYDWQSVGGYDEAMRQGFEDWEFYIRLVKAGGYAYIIQEPLFNYRIKEHSTTTKANKVKYDLLKYIYYKHKDIYTAHFELFVDYMLHKIKSEEFGKKMKTERLEYKIGHAVLKPFRYIKSFIK
- a CDS encoding glycosyltransferase family protein; translation: MKFLIIAQDLRVSGTSEGVVSRSFVAKLKTAYPQCVIDVMYLRHGTNEDALNLLPVNHIEVYNINRKVPFYMKWVNKVYWRICHKSLNEWYIQNKYKTIISKISYKAYDHIFMRSCGLQFEAILAIKNLPILKKTYINFHDPYPVFWCAGSNNKLNNLELFRLKQMNQVVSNSKGCISPAKILSNDLEVLYGSRKPFKVLPHQYDKNVFDFSDTSRVRKKTKKVTISYHGILQFGRNIDILLDAYLNLISGSPLYKENTEFLLRIKGKQAKRLKNKYVDCENIILLEPLNFSNAAIEQETVSDILIILENGPLKSNILVGKAPFIASLNKPILCLSPKVSELRGIIKEDQFIADCDDESQIKNKLENLIENRLRLNEPLYPFGDYFSDANFKKMLNTVLEA
- a CDS encoding glycosyltransferase family 2 protein, with protein sequence MNPKVSIIMATYNRSGYILESLESIKNQTFKDWECWIVDDGSTDDTHKVLRPILDKDHRFKYILRTSDYVKGLPGARNYGLDLAKGDYIIFFDDDDIAHPQNLELCVKELTKDLEISFCRYIRGVFKGDFDYQFDYTRAYDTFYIDKHDINKILKNELQFNSCAVMWKKECFYNNRFQENLMFAEELELYTRIISTGLKGISIKKCLFYGRKHLDSNTGEFHNKDAIRRASFADAIQLVVANLKEKDLVSDNIVRYFIQISLKYKRYNLFERIMDALELTSFEKLKWQLFYKQLPLRLFFYRIKKRLLN
- a CDS encoding glycosyltransferase family 2 protein, with product MIKVPEISIIIPVYNRTTLLSETLDSIIAQTFTSWECILVDDVSEDTSFEVMELYAKKDSRFKAHKRPVHLKKGANACRNYGFLKSSGRYIKWFDSDDIMLPKHLEISYNAIITQSLDFVVTDTVNFSHENGMLLGKPYEFERNMAIISSMNFAQNKMGWITDDFLGTRQIVENVKFNELIITDGDEYNFFVKLLKQPFKGRLLEDVLTHRRVHSNSLTKMNDESSNLFLAKIASIKYLTAQDLVVYKDKELIQWFLSGYMRNSYELAISKQKVPFKNHAFKLICKYFAIFNGFVFLQALFMARYFNRGYNIMKYARS